CTATGCGCCTTCCTTGGGAACGAATCCCCGACTGCGCATCCATCCAAGTGCCTTCAGCCAGCGATCTTTGGGAATTCTCTCTTTTGATTTATGCCAGTTGTTCAGGACTTCGTGCACGATTCGTTCGTCGGAGACAGGGCCTTCGGTTTGAAGCAGATCGCTCCAAGCCGACAATAACGTCGCCACGATCTCGCATCGCTCCGTTTCGAGCGTCTTGAATGTTTGAAGAACGTTTTCGAAGGTATCGGTGATGTCTGCAAAATACCTCTCGAAATAGTGTTTGTGTCCACCCCAATGCGCCATGGGCAGGTATCGATACCGCTCACCTTCCTTGCGGCAATCGAACCACTGCTGCTTCCGCAACTGGCTGTCGATGGAGCGGAGGGCACGGTTGTCGTACGGCCCGGCGGCCTTCCGAAGGTAGGTGGAACCCGTATCAACCGCGCACAGATGCTCGACCAGGAACATCACCTTCTCGAATTTGACATGACCGAAGGTCGGCTCTGCATGCAATCGATCAATGATCTCGGCAGCCAGAACACTTCTCTTGAAATGGATATTGGCTTGCTGTCCATCGGCCTGGGATGCCGGTTGCTCGCTTGCCCCGGTGACAGACTCGACGAGCCGGATCCGCCCGGTCAACAGCTCCTGCATCATGCCCAGCTTGAGGGCGCGGGTCTTGTCGCGGCGGGCCTCCAGGGCAACCAGCTCAGAATCCATGTCAGAGAGGACAGCAGCGATGGCTTCTTGTTCGGCGACATCGGGCAACCGCATTTCGACGCTTGCGATATGTGCACGGTTTGTCGCAAGGACCTTGGTCCCTGCTGCATGGCGCCGAAGGTGCGATGCGAATGTAGGACAGTATTGGAGGAAGCCCTTGAATCCATCGGCGAGCACGGTCTTGTCGAATCTCGCCGCGATTGTGTGCAACCCAGAGACGACTTCAATATCGCGGGTATCACGTAGCTCCACCGACTTACAGACTCCCGCAATGTCCTCCGATGCGTCAGCGAAGATTAGGTCGCCGTCACGCAATCGATCGAGTCGTGTGGCCTTTGCATCTGGGAGGCTTGGAAGGGCTTGCGGCGAGAGAATGGAGCCAGTAGAGGCGTGAATATCGCCGTAATGAAGGTACTTCACTTGACCCTCTGGCCGAAGCTCAGCTCGGGAGTTCACACCATTCCGGAGAAAGGTCACGTGGTCTCCCAATAGCTTCACCTCCCACTGCCCGCTGAATCCCGGCAGGCGGGTCTGGCCGGTGAGAAGCTGTTGCATGGCGGCCTGCTTGAGGTCGCGCTTCTTGGCAATGAGCCTATCTAGCCCCTCTAGTAGCGCATCCATATCGCTCAATGCCGTCGCGATAGACTGTTGCTCCGTGGGATGAGGCAGGGGTATCCGAAACTTTTCAATGTCCGAACAGTTCAAGCCGGGCTGAGCAGCACCCTTTAGGTAATTCGCGACTTGCTTTGCTCCAAGTGAACTGGCAAGGACATAACTGCAGTAAACTGCATTGATTTGTTCTCTGCGCAGCGCTACACGAGCGGTGGTCTGCGTGAGGTTTGCCCCATCCAGCCAATCGGGCACGATTGCGATACGACCAGTGCTTGCTCCGACAATGGTGATCAGCACATCACCAGTTATTACACGCGCGTTTTCAAATGGTTTCTCAACGGTTGGGCTGACCCTGAAGAGCTCAGAAGGTTCAACCCATCCCCTTGAGTAGTCTTGGCCCCGAATCATGAAACGACCTTGGGGGTCAAATTTCCCGGGTTGAACAATGCCGTATCGAATGGTTCGGTTTGGATCGACAAGATCCTTAAGAGAACCTTCGTTCCAGTCTTTGGGAAAGACTCCCATCTCTGTCTGCTTGCCCCCCGGCCTCACTTCCATGCCGCCCCCATCCGCTTGAGGTGATCCTTCACGCGGGTGGAAAGCATCTCTACCTCAGCCAGCAACTCCGGCAGAGGTGTGGCGTAACGCTGGGCCAACTCTCGGATCCGGCCCGTGAGGGTTTGAGAAACGCGATCCAACTCCCCCTGCACAGCGGCGGCAAGGTATGCCAACCACTTGTCTTCCACCACCAGGGTCTTGATCTCGGCCTCGGTGAGCTTGGGGTACCTTGCATCGATCTTCCGGTCCAGTTCCACCTGTGCGCCCTTGCGCTGTTCCTTGGTGTCCTTCTGCTTTTCCAGAAGGTCGGCGTAGGTCTTCAGGACTTCGCGCTCCTCGCGGTAGAGCGGATCTCTGCCGATCTCCTTCAAGCGATCCTTGACAGCCTTGGCCGTGATCTTCTGCTTGTCCCCTTCGCCTTCGATCACTTCCGCCAGCATCCCCTCTTCGCCGCTGTGCTCCTCCTTCAGTTCGTCGAGCTGCTGTTCCAGAGCGGCCAGCTCGTTATCCAGGGCTTCGATCGCGTCTCGCTCGGCCGCGAAGTACCGGGCCACCAGGATCGAAGCCGGGATGAGGTCGGACTTGAAGCGCCGCCGACCTTTGAGGAAGTCGTGGGCATCGGGCCAGACCAGCTTGCCGTCCTTGTTCTTGATCTGGATGATCTCCCGGGGCTGGGCGCCCTCCACCCATCCTTCGCCACTGATGAGGTAGGCGTCGTCCTGCATCGTTTCCGCCCAGTAGTCCATCATGTGCTGGTAAAGGTCGTAGGCATCCAGCAGAGGGTCCTTCCGGAAGGTGGCCAGCAGATCTTCGGACAGGGTTTCGATGAGGGCCTTGGGGTGGCTCTCCTTTTCGAATTCTGTGAGGTGGGGCCTATTGGCCGCGCGCCACTGGCCGAAGCGATCCAGCGCCTGCTGCTGGAAGGCCACGAATTCGGGATGACCCAGGATGGCCGCTTTTACCTCGGCTATCGGGAGCTTCAGACGGGCGTAGCCCGCCCTCCCGGCCGAGTTGAAGAGGAAATCCCGCAACCCCGGCAGCACCTTCCAGTAGGGGGCTAGGGCGCTCTCGGGGGCATCCAGGTCGCGCTCGGGAATGCCGCCCCGCAGGTGACCGTCGATGTCCTGAAGATCCTCGGGATCGCTGCTATCGATGTAGCGTGGCAGATTGAGGTTGAAGTCGTTCTTGGGATCAGCGATCTCGCTGAAGGGCACCATGCGGGCATAGCGGGGATCGCTTGTATCCTGCTTCGTGAAGGTGTCCACGATCTTGTGGATGTCCTGTTCCCGCAGGCGGTTCTTGGCGCCGTCCTTCTTGAATCCTTTGCTGGCGTCGATCATGAACACGCCCTTGCGGGCAGCGGCGTTCTCTTTGTCCAGCACCAGGATGCAGGCCGGGATACCTGTGCCGAAAAAGAGGTTGGCGGGCAGGCCGATGATCCCCTTGAGGTAACCCGAGCGCACGAGCTGCTCTCGAATGACGGCCTCGGCATTACCCCGGAAGAGCACGCCGTGGGGCAAGATGCAGGCGCCTTTGCCGGTGCCCTTCAGGCTGCGGAGAATGTGCAGCAGGTAGGCGTAATCCCCCTGCTTGGCGGGCGGCTCACCCCAGGCAAAGCGCTGATAGGGATCGGCGGAAGGCGAAAGGCCATTGCTCCAGGTCTTGTCGGAAAAGGGAGGATTGGCCACCACGTAGTCGTAGGTGCGGAGCTGCTGGCCGTTTAGATTCAAGAACTTGGGCGAGGCTAGCGTGTTGCCCGACAGGATATTGGCCGTGGGGAAATCGTGCAGGATCATGTTCATGCGGGCGAGGCCGGCGGTGGTCACGTCCTTTTCCTGCCCTTCCAGGGTGATGTGCTTGCCCGCCTCGGTGGCCACCTTGAGGAGCAGGGATCCCGATCCGCAGGTGGGGTCGTAGGCCGTGGTGGAGGCCCTGGTGTTCTCGGGCGAGATGGCGATGACCTTGGCGATCACCCGACTGACTTCGGAGGGGGTGTAGAACTGCCCCTTGCTCTTGCCGCTTTCTGTGGCGAAGTGACGCATCAGGTACTCGTAGGCATCGCCCAGGATGTCGTCGTGCTCGGCGCGATTCTTCGAGAAATCCAGCGCAGGGTTCTCAAAGATGGCGATCAGGTTGGAGAGCTTCTCCACCCGCTCCTTGCCCTCCCCCAGCTTGTTGGGGTCGTTGAAATCGGGAAAATCGCTTCGAGCCAATCGGCTATTGGCGTCAATGAGCGGCTGGATGACTTGTGTGTTGATCCGGTCCCCGATGTCGCTCTTGCCCTTGAGGGCCACCATGTCCTTGAAGCTCGCGCCCTTAGGAATGGCGATGGGAGGGGCGAAGGCCTCGCTGTTCCCATATTTGTCGGAGACATACTTGACGAACAGCATGAATAGGACGTAATCCTTGTACTGGCTGGCGTCCATGCCCCCGCGCAGCTCGTCGCACGAGGCCCAGAGGGAGGAGTAGAGGTCGGATTTCTTGACGGCCATGAAGTTCCTTGATTTATAGGCCATTGTAGAAGGGCAGGCCTTCGGAAGGCCCGCCCTTTCTGCAATGTGACCAGTGTCGAGGAGACCAGGATCTCCTCTCAGTGGGAATCCCACCCCTCCGACGCCCGGAAGCTGTGCCAGCGGTCGCTGCCCAAGACCACATGGTCCGCCAGAGGCACGCCCAGACTCTCACCGGCAGAGCGCAGACGGGTCGTGAGGGCCAAGTCCTCGCGGGAGGGGGTAGGATCCCCCGAGGGGTGGTTGTGCCAAGCCAAGGCCGTGGTGGCACCGAACCGGAGCGCTTCACGGAAGAACTCCCGGGGGCTGATGAGGGTCGCAGTGGCGGTGCCCTGGCTCAGGATGCGGTCAGCGAGCAGTTCGCCCTTGGCGTTGAGGGCCAGCATCCCGAAGCGTTCCTCAGTCCAGCCCTGGACCTTGGGCAGCAGGTAGCTTCCGGCGGCCCTGGGGGAGGAAATGCGGGGGCGTTCGAGGCTCCGAGTGGAGCGGCGCTGCACCTCCTGGAGGACCGCGAAGCGAGCCATCTCGCCCTTCGTGAGCCCAAGGGCCTGTAGTTCAGCAGGTCCCAGGGCTACCAGACGCCCCAGGTTCTCGACCTGGCGGAGGATCTCTTCGGCCCGCCCAGGACGGACGCGATTCAGCATGGCTTCGATGATCTGCGCATCCGAGAGGGATTCCGGCCCGTAGAGGGCGACGGTTTCGGAGACGGGGAAACTACGGATCTGCGCGGGAACGGTGGCGTTCGATTGATCGAAGAGGGGAAGGGTGGAAGATGTCATGGCGTTTCTCCGTGCCCGCCGGATCGGGGCACGAAACCGCCGGGGCCCCCCGCTCCCCAGGGCCGGACCGGGAACGAACCGGGCAGCGCAGCGAACCGGGCAGAGAGCGGGTAGGGTCGCCGCGGCGCGGGATTAGGACATCCGGCAGTGCCCGCTCCGGCATGGGCAGGGACGCCACACCTCGCCCACCTTCTCCCACGAGAAAAGGCGCACGGAAGATCGCCTCCCGCGCGCCCTGACGCCATGTGCCCCTTCGAAACCTAGGCCGGAGCCTCCTCCAAGGCTCCCGTTCCATCATCCCGGCTGATCTCCGGAAAGAAGTAGCCGATCACCTCCCAGGCCTCGGCCTCGTTGGAGTCTTCAGGGCCCTCCAGCAGTGCGGCTTGCACCACGGGGAGTGGCGATTCCTCACCCATGAGCGGTAGCACCACCCGCAGCACATCCGGCGAGATCATCCCAGTGGACATGAGCGCGTGAGCCACATCTCCCCAAGGAGCGGCCACCTCCTCCCGGAGATGCAGCACGATCTCCTCGTAGGGGAAACCATGCTGCTTCCATTCCTGGGCCTCCTCGGCCCAGGCCTGACGTTCGCGCAGCACCTCGGCGATCACCTCCTCCCCGATCCCCTCGCCCTGGAGGTCCACGACAATGTCGGCCCACCCCTCACCGTGGGCTCGACTGTCCTCGACCTGCTCCCGCGCATAGTCCATCCACCCCTGACCGCTCACAGCCACTCCTCCCCCGCCGGGACTACGAGCGCCTCGACGGAAGCGTGGGAGGTCACCAGCTCTCCCGGAACCGGAAGCGGTTCGGGCTTCCAGTCCTCCGGCGTCACCTCCTGGAGGGCCTCCATCGCCAGCGCCTCGGCCTCCTCCCAGGGATCCGCCGCCACCACCGGCTTACCAAGGGGCGTGTCCGGGATTTCGATGGGCACCGGGAACCAGTAGGTGTAGCCGTGAAGCCTCCCCAGGGCCACCCGAAGCTCTGACCACTGAGCCCAGGCATCCAGGGGCATGAGATCGGCTTCCTTGTCGGTCTCATTGGCGTTCTTGTTGGCCGGAGGAATACGGCGGGTGTACTTGCCGATGCCCGTAGAAAGCTGCTGACGAAGCTCATCCTCCAGGTTCCTGGCCAGCCAGACCCGGGTACCGAACCCCTTCATCACGGCCTTCCACTCATGGGGATAGACATTCTGGAGCAGGCCAAGGTTCTGGATCGCCGCCAGGATGGCCACCCCCCGAGTCCTCAGGAGCACGAGGGACTTCTGGATATTGGGAATGCGCCCGCAGTCCCCGAACTCGTCCATCAGGAGAAGGATCTTCGAGGAGCCCTGTGGCCGGTTGCGCAGCCGACCGAGCAGCATGGCCCAGAAGACATGGACAGGCACCTTCAGGGCGTCGCTGTCCTCGCAGTTCATGATGTAGCCGCCCCTGGCGATGAAGTCGTCCAGGGTGGCGGTGCTCCGACCTTCCGTGATGCTGCGGACCCGCTCCGTCTCCCACCGGCTCAACGTCACCACCAGGTCCTGAAGCACGGGAACTTGGCTCTTGGGTTCCTTCATTGTGTCCAGGTAGATGGGATCGAGCATGGCCAGGAAGGGCTCCAGCCGGGTCTTCCGGAGCGTCCGCGAGATCTCCTGGATGCTGTCCCAGCGATTCGAGCGCAGCACCGCCCCGAAGATCACGCGGGCCATATCCCGGACCCAGGCGTTCGGATCGTTGGGATTCTTCGGGAAGAGGTAATCCACCAGCAGGTCGAAATCCTCGGTGCTGCGGATCTCCTCCAGAGGGTTCCAGACAAGACTGCGGGTGGCATACCCCCGCACATCGAGGCCGAACACAGGCCTGTCCTTGAAGGATTCGCGGAAGGGTAGTTCGGCCTTGCTGTCCTGGTAGATCCAGGGTACGAGGGACGAATACATGATGGGCGCATAGAAGCTCGCGGTCTTGCCCGAACCCTGGGGGCCCACCACGAGCATGTGCTGGCTGAGGATGTCCCACCGGAGGGACAAGAGGGTGAGGTCCCCCTCCCGATGCTGGCTGCCCCCCACCAGGCGACAGGCCAGCCTGGAAGGGCTGCGATAGACCAGGATTTCCGCGGTAGGGCGAGGATCGAGGTAGGTCTTATCTCCCTCAACCCTGCGAATGCCCCAATCCTCGGGCACATCTCGGAACCTCGTGTCCGCAAGACCGACGCCCTTCTTCACATGCTTGGGCTCGCGGTCCCAGGTGACCCAGACCGCCACGGCGAGCATGGCCAGGGCGGCATGAATGGCCAGAAAGAGAAAGCCGTTCTCGTAGGCCCAGAGGACGAAGGTCCGCTGGCCGATGCCCCAGAACATGCCCGTGCCGAGGCCAAGAAGAGCCAGGCTCAGCGGAAGCACCTTCGGGGACCGCCGATGCTGGAGCAGCCAGCGAGTGGGCCACTCGAAGCGGCGGTGAAGGAGTGCCAGCGGATTCTCGTGCTCCACGAAGTACCAGCGAATGAACACCCAGAGGAGCCCAAGGAGACCGAGGGGCATGAGCAGCCTGGCTCCCCAGGTCTTCCAGGCGAAAAGGAATTGGTAAACAACATCCGTCATCGTTCAACCTCCACGCCGCGAGATGCGGCATTAGCGACGGTTTGCGTGGTTTCGGCCGCCACCTCGGCGACCTTCGAGACGCTCCCCACGATGGGAAGCCATCCGATCACTTGCAGGGCCCGGCGCACGGGCTCGGGGAGTTTGGCTGTCAGGCCAGCATTCCGAGCCGCCGTGGCGCCCAGGTCCGTGGCCCCTCCCGCCAGGGTTCTGCCCAGCGAAAGGGGAGAGAGGGTGACGAGATCCTTGGTGGCGCCTGCCGCCGTCCGGGCTGTCGTTGCGGCCATCTGGACTCCCGCCTGGACCTCCTGGGGCAGCAGCTCACGGCTGCCTGCGGCCACAGCACGGCCAGCTCCCTTGCCCAGTTCGGCTCCAGTTCGAGCCGCACCGTGGCCAGCTTCCTTGCCGGCCTGGATCAGGTCCCGGCCAGCTTCTTTTCCGGCCACCTTCAGGGAGGCTCCAGCGGTCGGAAGGGCCGCCACCAGACCCGTGGCCAGCTTGACGGAGGCCTGACCCACATGGATCCCGCTCCGGGCTGCGGCTTTGGCCGCCTCCATGGAGGCCCGGAGCGTGGCCTGGGTCGCCTCCTGGGCAAGTACCAGACCCGCACGACTCACTTTGCGGAGTGGGGCAGGAACCCCGAGTTCCTTCATGGCCTTGTCCAGGGCCATCCGTCCGACACGACCAGCCACTCGGGCCCCACGCTGCACCACGCGACCGCCCTGATCCACGGCCCGGCTGAAACGAGCCTTGGCCACGCCAAGCTCCCGGGAGGTCTCCCGCTTTTCCAGCCGACGCACGGCCCCCGTGCGGCGATGCTCCGCCTGCTCCAGCTCCGCCTGGTGCCGCGGGCTGCCGAGCATTCCCCGGGACTCGTAGCGGGCCCGCAGCGCGGCCGTCTCCGTCAGGAAGCGCCGCTCGATGAGGAGCCGAGCCTTCCGCTCGAAGGGCCGGGCAGCTTCGGCCTTGCGCCCGGGTGCGGCCCGTTTCACGGCCTCCCGGCGCTGGCGTTCGTTCTCCCTCTGCTCCCGGACGACCTCCTGGAGCCGGACCTTCTCCGCCTTGAACCGCTGATGGGCATCCCAGTCCTGGATCCTCGGTTCGTCCCCGAACAGCTCTCGATCCCAGTGCTTCTGCATGGACCCGTGGCGCCCCAGGGCCTGCTCGGGCATGCTCCCGCGCACGGCAATGTGAAAGTGGAAGCGCCCATCCTGCTCGTGGATGGCGAGAAGGTAGGGGCGGCCCTCGGCGTAGGCCTTGGCCAGGCGCTGGCCAGCCTCTTCTGCCGCCCTCGAAGGATCGGAAGGATTCCGCCCAAGGATCGTCCGACACTCCGCCTCAGAGGGGGCCACGATGATCTCGTGGTACGGTGCCGACTTCCCACCCATGGCCTCGATGCCTTGGGTCGGGGTGAGTTCGTGTCCCTCCATGCCCAGGAGCCGCGCCGAATCTCGCCCCTGCTGGGCTGCCAGGTAATGGGCTCGTCGGCTCAGACTGGGTGGAGTCGTGCGGCCCCGGAACCCAGGTTGAAAGCCGGGCTTGATGATGGCCATCTCAACCCTCCCCGCGAAGGGTCTGGAGCTTGGCCTTACCGGAGGCGGTGATGTCCCCCGCCCGTGGGCTCGACTCCACTACGCCCATCAGGTAGGCGTAGGTGTGCTGGCAGAGGCTCACCGTCACCGCCAGCGTCTGGAGGATCTGCGCCTCTCGCTCGGCTTGGCCCTCCTCCACCTTGCGGATGATCGCCACCAGGGCCTCGATACGGGTGGCATGGCGAGCCTGTTGCTCGATGACTCCAGTGAGAGTCCGAGCGAGGGCATCAAGCCGCGGCCCAAAGGCCTCTTCCGCCATGCGCTCTCGTGCGTCGCCCAGAAGGTTCTTCAGCGCCTGCGTGCGGCTTACCCCCTGCCGCCGCGCAAGCTCCTCCAGCACGCCACTGTTCTCGGCACCCACTCGTGCATGCACCACATTGCTGGCATCGCTTCCACCCAGCACTGATCGGCTTTTCCGTTCGTTCATGTTGCAGCTCCTGTTGCGTTCACTGCATCGCGCCACGCGAATGCACCACTCCCAACCTGTCGAAAGACAGGGCGTTGCCCATCGGGCGCCACAGTCACGCGCCACGCCGAACTTGCCACCCAAAGGGTTCGATCTTTCAATCGCCTTGCATCACCCTTCGTGCAAGCTCAGGGTAAGAGTTCGTCGCTTCTGGTCAATCAGCCAAAAGCAATTGAACCAACCAGATACAACAAGAACCAACAGGACCCATCTGGAATTCGGCTGGCAGGAGCCTCCTGATCGTCTACTACCCGCGATTCTTCTCGACAAAGGCTCGCAGCTCACTCTCAGTGAAGAGAAGGCGCCGTCCAATGCGAACTGGGGTGAGCAAACCTGATTTCAGAAGGACATAGACGGAGGACCGTGAAATCCCCAGAATCCTTCCGGCATCCCTCACTCCATAGACCATGGGCTGAATACCGTCCAAGAGCTTCGTTCCAGTGGGTTCTGGTTTTGGCTTCTCTACAGGTTTTTCGACGGGCTTCTCGACAGCCCTCGCAGTCCGACTTCCCTGAACTTCTTCGATATCAATTGTCATCGTCACCAGGTAACGCATAGGGCATCCTCCTCGTTCCCCAGGAGTCCCACTGAAGTGTTCCTGGTGGCGAGTCAAGGTAGACCAACATCGGTTGGGTTTCAGGGGAAATGCGGGGATCTCGGCCTTCCTCCCAGCCAAATTCTCCCCCCTCCATTCAGCCTCGCCTCATTTCCGTCATGGCAGAGCAAGAGCGGTCGCTGGAAGAGGGACGCAAAG
This sequence is a window from Geothrix sp. PMB-07. Protein-coding genes within it:
- a CDS encoding restriction endonuclease subunit S, whose protein sequence is MEVRPGGKQTEMGVFPKDWNEGSLKDLVDPNRTIRYGIVQPGKFDPQGRFMIRGQDYSRGWVEPSELFRVSPTVEKPFENARVITGDVLITIVGASTGRIAIVPDWLDGANLTQTTARVALRREQINAVYCSYVLASSLGAKQVANYLKGAAQPGLNCSDIEKFRIPLPHPTEQQSIATALSDMDALLEGLDRLIAKKRDLKQAAMQQLLTGQTRLPGFSGQWEVKLLGDHVTFLRNGVNSRAELRPEGQVKYLHYGDIHASTGSILSPQALPSLPDAKATRLDRLRDGDLIFADASEDIAGVCKSVELRDTRDIEVVSGLHTIAARFDKTVLADGFKGFLQYCPTFASHLRRHAAGTKVLATNRAHIASVEMRLPDVAEQEAIAAVLSDMDSELVALEARRDKTRALKLGMMQELLTGRIRLVESVTGASEQPASQADGQQANIHFKRSVLAAEIIDRLHAEPTFGHVKFEKVMFLVEHLCAVDTGSTYLRKAAGPYDNRALRSIDSQLRKQQWFDCRKEGERYRYLPMAHWGGHKHYFERYFADITDTFENVLQTFKTLETERCEIVATLLSAWSDLLQTEGPVSDERIVHEVLNNWHKSKERIPKDRWLKALGWMRSRGFVPKEGA
- a CDS encoding N-6 DNA methylase, encoding MAVKKSDLYSSLWASCDELRGGMDASQYKDYVLFMLFVKYVSDKYGNSEAFAPPIAIPKGASFKDMVALKGKSDIGDRINTQVIQPLIDANSRLARSDFPDFNDPNKLGEGKERVEKLSNLIAIFENPALDFSKNRAEHDDILGDAYEYLMRHFATESGKSKGQFYTPSEVSRVIAKVIAISPENTRASTTAYDPTCGSGSLLLKVATEAGKHITLEGQEKDVTTAGLARMNMILHDFPTANILSGNTLASPKFLNLNGQQLRTYDYVVANPPFSDKTWSNGLSPSADPYQRFAWGEPPAKQGDYAYLLHILRSLKGTGKGACILPHGVLFRGNAEAVIREQLVRSGYLKGIIGLPANLFFGTGIPACILVLDKENAAARKGVFMIDASKGFKKDGAKNRLREQDIHKIVDTFTKQDTSDPRYARMVPFSEIADPKNDFNLNLPRYIDSSDPEDLQDIDGHLRGGIPERDLDAPESALAPYWKVLPGLRDFLFNSAGRAGYARLKLPIAEVKAAILGHPEFVAFQQQALDRFGQWRAANRPHLTEFEKESHPKALIETLSEDLLATFRKDPLLDAYDLYQHMMDYWAETMQDDAYLISGEGWVEGAQPREIIQIKNKDGKLVWPDAHDFLKGRRRFKSDLIPASILVARYFAAERDAIEALDNELAALEQQLDELKEEHSGEEGMLAEVIEGEGDKQKITAKAVKDRLKEIGRDPLYREEREVLKTYADLLEKQKDTKEQRKGAQVELDRKIDARYPKLTEAEIKTLVVEDKWLAYLAAAVQGELDRVSQTLTGRIRELAQRYATPLPELLAEVEMLSTRVKDHLKRMGAAWK
- a CDS encoding RadC family protein, producing MTSSTLPLFDQSNATVPAQIRSFPVSETVALYGPESLSDAQIIEAMLNRVRPGRAEEILRQVENLGRLVALGPAELQALGLTKGEMARFAVLQEVQRRSTRSLERPRISSPRAAGSYLLPKVQGWTEERFGMLALNAKGELLADRILSQGTATATLISPREFFREALRFGATTALAWHNHPSGDPTPSREDLALTTRLRSAGESLGVPLADHVVLGSDRWHSFRASEGWDSH
- a CDS encoding type IV secretory system conjugative DNA transfer family protein, with protein sequence MTDVVYQFLFAWKTWGARLLMPLGLLGLLWVFIRWYFVEHENPLALLHRRFEWPTRWLLQHRRSPKVLPLSLALLGLGTGMFWGIGQRTFVLWAYENGFLFLAIHAALAMLAVAVWVTWDREPKHVKKGVGLADTRFRDVPEDWGIRRVEGDKTYLDPRPTAEILVYRSPSRLACRLVGGSQHREGDLTLLSLRWDILSQHMLVVGPQGSGKTASFYAPIMYSSLVPWIYQDSKAELPFRESFKDRPVFGLDVRGYATRSLVWNPLEEIRSTEDFDLLVDYLFPKNPNDPNAWVRDMARVIFGAVLRSNRWDSIQEISRTLRKTRLEPFLAMLDPIYLDTMKEPKSQVPVLQDLVVTLSRWETERVRSITEGRSTATLDDFIARGGYIMNCEDSDALKVPVHVFWAMLLGRLRNRPQGSSKILLLMDEFGDCGRIPNIQKSLVLLRTRGVAILAAIQNLGLLQNVYPHEWKAVMKGFGTRVWLARNLEDELRQQLSTGIGKYTRRIPPANKNANETDKEADLMPLDAWAQWSELRVALGRLHGYTYWFPVPIEIPDTPLGKPVVAADPWEEAEALAMEALQEVTPEDWKPEPLPVPGELVTSHASVEALVVPAGEEWL
- a CDS encoding helix-turn-helix domain-containing protein codes for the protein MRYLVTMTIDIEEVQGSRTARAVEKPVEKPVEKPKPEPTGTKLLDGIQPMVYGVRDAGRILGISRSSVYVLLKSGLLTPVRIGRRLLFTESELRAFVEKNRG